The Streptomyces sp. M92 nucleotide sequence GCTCGAACCAGATGCCGAGCGAGGCGAGCGCGGCGGCCTCGTGCTGGGAGAGCAGGACGCGCTGCTCCTCACCCATCCGCTTCCACAGCGGAGTGTCGTACAACGACACCAGCTCCGGCGGCCAGAACCACTTGCCCTCCTCGAAGGGCGCGTCCCAGTCCAGTTCCTTGTCCGGGTCGAAGGAGTGCCTGGCGGAGGATTCGAGCAGCCGCTCGGCCACCTGTTCCCGGTCCTTGAGCAGGCCCAGCGCGTCGCGCAGGCCGTCGAGCGCGTCGGCTTCCGTCAGGGTCCTCATGGTGTCCACCTCGTCGTGTTACCCGCGGTCACTCTGACTCACTCCGACTTATGAGACTGCGCGTCAGCAAGCGCGTCAATCCCTTGGGCGGGACTTGTCGACCGGGGGTAAAGGTGGCGCGGTCGTCAATCGTCCGGCGCGGGATCACTCGGTGGAGCGCTCCGCGGGCAATCGCCCTGGGTACGCTGGCCACGTCAGTCAGACTCCGGCACATGGGAGCGATCATGAGCGCCGCACGCGACTACGGGCTGGACGACGACTACCAGTGGCCCCGTCCGCCGGAGGGCGGCTGGACGGCGGACGACCTCGACGAGCTTCCCAACCTGCCTCCGCACACGGAGCTGATCGACGGGAGCCTTGTCTTCGTGAGTCCGCAGACCGCATTTCACATGCGTACGATCCGCTTGTTGGACCGTGCCCTCATTGACCAGGCACCGGATGAATTCGAGATCTACCGCGGGTTCACTGTGACACTCAACGACCGGAACCGTCCGGAACCCGACGTACTGGTGGCCCGCGCGGGTGCGGACTTGGGACCGAAGGAGACCCGGCTTCTGCACCGCGACGTCCTTCTGGCGGCCGAGGTGGTCTCCGAGGACTCGGTTGACAGGGATCGTGAGACCAAGCCCCGCAAGTACGCCGCTGCGGGCATCACGCACTACTGGCGGGTCGAGGAGAGCAACGGGCTTCCCGTCGTCTACGTCTATGAACTGGAGTCGATGACCAAGTCCTACGTGCCCACAGGCATCTTCCACAACCGCCTCAAACTCACCGTCCCCTTCCCCATCGACATCGACCTCACCGCGGTCCACCGCCGCCGCTAGACCGAGCACCCCAACCCGGCCGGCACCTCACCCGCGACCGGCACCGACGCCCCCGCCGGGAACGACGTCCGCAACGTGAACGCGTACGGCGTCGGCCCGTGCGCCCGCAGGTGGAGCAGCCGCTCCTCCGCCTCCGCGACCGTCGGCCGGTGTCCCGTCGGGACCCACCACAGGGTCGCCATCGCCTCCGCGACCCGTTCGAACCACTCCCTGCGCCGAGCGAGCATCTCCCGGTGCCGGCCCTGGCACATGAACGCCGTCAGTGCGTTCGCGTCCCGCCACACCGACATGTTGATGATCAGCCAGGAGTCGTCGAAGACCGCGATGCCGGTCGCGTCCCCCTCCTCGCTCTGCAATCGCCACACGAACCCGTCCGCCGCGTCCGCGTCGGCGTTCACCGGGTCGAGCGAGTCCACGAAGTCCTTCAACTGGGGCGTGTCGAGGGGGGCCTTGAGGCGGGCGATGTTGACCTGGGCGAGTTCGTACGCGACGGCTTCAGTCATGTACCGAACGTCAGGTCGGTGTGCCGGCCGGCGGTACCCCCGTCTCATCCGTCGAGCACCGCCTTCATCACCTCCCGCGCGATCGGCGCCGCCAGCCCGCCCCCGCTGATGTCCTCCCGGTCCGCCGCCGAGCCCTCCACCACCACCGCGACCGCCACCCTCGGCTCCAGGTCCCCCTCGCCCTGCGCCCAGGAGACGAACCAGGCGTACGGCGTGCCCGAGTTGCCGACGCCGTGCTGGGCGGTGCCCGTCTTGCCGCCGACGACGGCGCCGGGGACGGCCGCGTTCGCGCCGGTGCCGTTCTCCACCACGCCGCGCATCAGCTCCTTGAGCCGCGCCGCGGTGGACGGCCGCATCGCCTCCCGGGAGGGCCGGGAACCGGCCGTCGCGACGAGGCTGCCGCCCGCCCGCAGGGTCCGCTCCACCAGGTACGGCGAACGCACCTGACCCCCGTTGGCGACCGCCGCCGCCACCATCGCCATCTGCAGCGGGGTCGCCCGCGTGTTGTACTGCCCGATCGAGGAGAGCCCGAGCTGCGCCCGGTCCACCGAGGTGTCGAAGGTGGACCGCGAGACCGCGAACGGGATGCGCAGCCGGTCGTCGTTGAAGCCGAACGCCTCCGCCGTGGCCGCCATGTCGCGCACCCCGACGTCCACGCCGAGCTTGGCGAAGACCGTGTTGCAGGACCACTCGAACGCCTCCCGCAGCGTGGCGTTCCGGCAGCCGTCGGCCTCGTTGGTCAGCTTGGTCCGGGTGCCGGGGAGGGGGTACGGGTCGGGCGAGCGGGTGGGTGTGTCGAGGTCCCGGACGACGCCGGCGTCCAGGGCCGCCGCGGCGGTGA carries:
- a CDS encoding Uma2 family endonuclease, which gives rise to MSAARDYGLDDDYQWPRPPEGGWTADDLDELPNLPPHTELIDGSLVFVSPQTAFHMRTIRLLDRALIDQAPDEFEIYRGFTVTLNDRNRPEPDVLVARAGADLGPKETRLLHRDVLLAAEVVSEDSVDRDRETKPRKYAAAGITHYWRVEESNGLPVVYVYELESMTKSYVPTGIFHNRLKLTVPFPIDIDLTAVHRRR
- a CDS encoding DUF3291 domain-containing protein, with product MTEAVAYELAQVNIARLKAPLDTPQLKDFVDSLDPVNADADAADGFVWRLQSEEGDATGIAVFDDSWLIINMSVWRDANALTAFMCQGRHREMLARRREWFERVAEAMATLWWVPTGHRPTVAEAEERLLHLRAHGPTPYAFTLRTSFPAGASVPVAGEVPAGLGCSV
- a CDS encoding penicillin-binding transpeptidase domain-containing protein yields the protein MTRHIRHAAVFCALLLVALLVNAARVQIVQAPEYDGNPANRRPDIARYQQPRGDILVGGERVTGSRDTGEHLRFERTYADGPLYAPITGFASQAYGTTLLEHAEDGLLSGADPLLAPLPYWNDVTGAHNPGGDVVTTIHEAAQRAAFEGLGGRKGAVAAVEPSTGRVLALVSAPSYDPQLLSGNSADATRTWARLNGDPDQPMLNRAVRRTYPPGSTFKVVTAAAALDAGVVRDLDTPTRSPDPYPLPGTRTKLTNEADGCRNATLREAFEWSCNTVFAKLGVDVGVRDMAATAEAFGFNDDRLRIPFAVSRSTFDTSVDRAQLGLSSIGQYNTRATPLQMAMVAAAVANGGQVRSPYLVERTLRAGGSLVATAGSRPSREAMRPSTAARLKELMRGVVENGTGANAAVPGAVVGGKTGTAQHGVGNSGTPYAWFVSWAQGEGDLEPRVAVAVVVEGSAADREDISGGGLAAPIAREVMKAVLDG